One window of Tenacibaculum maritimum NCIMB 2154 genomic DNA carries:
- a CDS encoding GEVED domain-containing protein → MKKLVLLILFSITICCKKNNEKDLIFLGKNAYEYPVWEEMLLLDKVKFSDIVVAFKAYKSNNILDKETIEHFEKLEKRIKPTLDSEGYYISKQAQYQNLLAYRKAKPNGNASQTIYGKSASFVSAEIPNKDSYGRWKNLGPFGDPEVRWSATGNGAMQYIKMHPTNPAIMYACSRNGGLWKTINYGKNWTPETDYFATNNTSCIEICPKNPAILYLGAAEDQKIWYSSDEGKSWEDRSTGISGTIYDIHSDPIDDTRAIAATSNGIYITQNAGMNWTLKLSGRYTDIDLTDNWDLIVVANDHNDLAPVIHFSKDKGDSFIAQQVTTELNEVDKFYVGIHKPTSGTGPTQVFAYGLVNGNTPTLFVGLWKSDYIPTPTNGASHFNFARIQHPTYAYPNGPTPLTAADNDDGFKAETSDYYGSVNPNTTSTWIGDFYVSPNDPNKLLTLREKFWGSRDGGIIWEFKPSYGGSNWADNRYVTTNVAKDSVFWCNDGGMWAIKESDLFPTEAILTAAGLSESAYMASKVVGKNGDICVIEGSQMDVSQMNKGVFITGGQDIGQIFTRNGRDSHVASADVYRGRIKPTNDKQFITGGLKVQLEGETGTFEVYNHIEPDHFNANRLYGFTKGTTRLVRSPDGQDGWLVNGFRGENRANAGGHSWTPTHNNWEIVAIESSGITNLRAGTFEQSRANAELAFLGDEQGGKLFYTENLSADAPTWIQLPNAPKVSRYRIATHQYNENIIVVASNSGVYISKDKGQSWAARGAFPGNNPAAVLMDRNTSEGIYVMTGLTVYYIDENLTEWVEFNQGLPLQNLSDMRIAYYPNNDNRLYVSKYGRGVWASNLQSTLTEIQNKPIADFSIHGGSSNEILIGEKVQLLNQSSNSTELAWTIENGNDVFNISNENSPKLTLTTPGYYKVTLTATNAEGSDTAIKEQFIYVKPTPITPNCKIEYTREITWFKRFRVIRMDEDTFNTSSNADYISSQKEFKIRRGETVDVYMKNNWYQDTKYFYTKAWIDYNNDGVFNENTEEVVDSKGIAGEFTTTFTVSKDAELNKPLLMRIVALESDTAPIPCQKTGYKQIIDLFVQVVPSVNFESSHSNVTSNSAQLQTNYTGTTHPTSAGFVYAKFDGELTVDNAEVITHNGTLNNDDNYTSLVTDLAYNATYYYRPFVRDAYGIYYGNKQQFQLAPYKMPLAEGVIATNLGNNQWKLKGLVIPEGALLDEVSIEYGEDHFNNSIAFNPNSYDMNTSFNITTEINTVLGSAYQFRVKMVEGDKTYYSNSIKFDTNQTICTPVISNSPWYKRIRNVTFDGHSNNSSGSAGYEDFTDIVFDTKKDQTYTISVTDSYAPGYNLSYLVYIDYNNDGDFNDYHEVAAQGTPNAETFTTTITIPSEDVVYNTNLRMRVMGYNGSANQCSIGTGQIEDYTINIAAPVSTLALEKHEDNTTLKVFPNPVDATLFLSTENLEGNTLEIFNNKGKSMHTSKVFTTSPTKQIDVSQLTPGIYILKARKDKKEKSIKFIKR, encoded by the coding sequence ATGAAAAAATTAGTACTCTTAATTCTTTTCAGCATAACGATATGCTGTAAAAAAAACAATGAAAAAGATCTTATTTTTCTAGGAAAAAACGCTTATGAATATCCCGTTTGGGAAGAAATGCTCCTCCTAGATAAAGTAAAGTTTTCTGATATTGTAGTAGCTTTTAAAGCTTATAAATCAAACAATATTTTAGATAAAGAAACCATAGAGCATTTCGAAAAGCTTGAAAAAAGGATAAAACCAACATTAGATAGTGAAGGCTACTATATTTCTAAACAAGCTCAATATCAAAACCTATTGGCGTATAGAAAGGCCAAACCTAATGGCAATGCCTCACAAACAATATACGGCAAATCTGCTTCTTTTGTTAGTGCTGAAATACCTAATAAAGATAGCTATGGAAGATGGAAAAATTTGGGACCTTTTGGTGACCCAGAAGTAAGATGGTCTGCTACTGGAAATGGTGCTATGCAATATATTAAAATGCACCCTACAAATCCTGCCATTATGTATGCTTGTTCTAGAAATGGTGGCCTATGGAAAACCATTAACTATGGTAAGAATTGGACTCCTGAAACAGATTATTTTGCAACCAACAATACTTCTTGTATTGAAATTTGCCCTAAAAACCCTGCCATTCTTTACTTAGGAGCTGCGGAGGATCAAAAAATTTGGTATTCTTCTGACGAGGGTAAATCTTGGGAAGATAGAAGTACGGGAATTTCTGGTACTATATACGATATACACTCAGATCCTATAGATGACACAAGAGCAATTGCTGCTACTTCTAATGGTATTTATATCACGCAAAATGCTGGAATGAATTGGACTTTAAAACTTAGTGGAAGATATACAGATATTGATTTAACAGATAACTGGGACTTAATTGTAGTGGCTAATGATCATAATGATCTAGCTCCTGTCATCCATTTTTCAAAAGACAAAGGAGATTCTTTTATAGCACAACAAGTTACCACAGAACTTAATGAAGTAGATAAATTTTATGTAGGTATTCACAAACCAACATCGGGTACTGGGCCTACACAAGTTTTTGCTTACGGACTTGTTAACGGTAACACCCCTACACTATTTGTTGGATTATGGAAATCTGATTATATCCCTACTCCTACGAATGGTGCTTCTCATTTTAATTTTGCTAGAATTCAACATCCTACCTATGCTTATCCTAACGGACCAACGCCATTAACGGCTGCTGATAATGATGATGGATTCAAGGCGGAAACTTCTGATTATTATGGAAGTGTGAATCCTAATACAACCTCTACTTGGATTGGTGATTTCTATGTAAGTCCTAATGATCCTAATAAACTACTAACCTTAAGAGAAAAGTTTTGGGGCAGTAGAGATGGAGGAATCATCTGGGAGTTTAAGCCTAGCTATGGAGGTAGCAACTGGGCAGATAATAGATACGTAACTACAAATGTTGCTAAAGATTCTGTTTTTTGGTGTAATGATGGAGGTATGTGGGCCATTAAAGAAAGTGATTTATTTCCTACTGAGGCTATACTAACTGCTGCTGGCTTATCTGAAAGTGCTTATATGGCTAGTAAAGTTGTTGGTAAAAATGGAGATATTTGTGTGATAGAAGGTAGCCAAATGGATGTGAGTCAAATGAATAAAGGTGTATTCATTACAGGCGGGCAAGATATTGGTCAAATATTTACTAGAAATGGAAGAGATTCACATGTAGCTTCTGCGGATGTGTATAGAGGTCGTATCAAACCTACTAACGATAAGCAATTCATTACGGGGGGCTTAAAAGTTCAATTAGAAGGAGAAACAGGAACTTTTGAAGTGTATAACCATATAGAACCCGACCATTTTAACGCAAACCGATTATACGGTTTTACCAAAGGAACTACTCGATTGGTTCGCTCTCCTGATGGGCAAGATGGATGGTTAGTCAATGGTTTTAGAGGAGAAAACCGAGCAAATGCAGGAGGGCACTCTTGGACTCCTACTCATAATAATTGGGAAATTGTTGCTATTGAATCCTCTGGTATTACCAACTTAAGAGCAGGTACTTTTGAGCAATCTAGAGCAAATGCCGAACTTGCTTTTCTAGGAGATGAACAAGGTGGAAAACTTTTTTATACCGAAAACTTATCTGCTGATGCTCCTACTTGGATACAACTACCAAATGCTCCTAAAGTATCTCGATACAGAATAGCAACGCACCAATACAATGAAAATATTATTGTTGTTGCCAGCAATTCTGGAGTGTATATTTCAAAAGACAAAGGTCAATCTTGGGCAGCTAGAGGCGCTTTCCCTGGAAATAATCCTGCCGCTGTTTTAATGGATAGAAATACTTCAGAAGGAATTTATGTCATGACAGGACTCACAGTATATTATATTGATGAAAATTTAACGGAATGGGTAGAATTTAACCAAGGGCTCCCGCTGCAAAATCTTTCAGATATGCGAATTGCTTACTACCCTAATAACGATAATAGGCTGTATGTATCAAAATATGGACGTGGTGTATGGGCTTCTAATTTGCAATCTACTTTAACTGAAATTCAAAACAAACCTATTGCCGATTTTTCTATTCATGGAGGCAGCTCTAATGAAATTTTGATCGGAGAAAAAGTACAATTACTCAATCAATCATCTAATAGCACTGAATTGGCATGGACAATTGAAAACGGAAACGATGTTTTTAATATTTCTAATGAAAATAGTCCGAAACTAACATTAACGACTCCTGGATACTATAAAGTTACCTTAACAGCTACCAATGCTGAAGGAAGTGATACCGCCATAAAGGAGCAATTTATTTATGTTAAACCAACGCCTATAACGCCTAACTGTAAAATAGAATATACTAGAGAAATTACCTGGTTTAAACGCTTTAGAGTAATTCGCATGGATGAAGATACTTTTAACACCTCTTCTAATGCCGATTATATTTCTTCTCAAAAAGAATTCAAAATAAGAAGAGGAGAAACAGTAGATGTTTATATGAAAAATAACTGGTATCAAGACACCAAGTATTTCTATACAAAAGCGTGGATTGATTATAATAACGATGGTGTTTTTAATGAAAATACCGAAGAAGTTGTAGACAGCAAAGGAATAGCTGGTGAATTTACAACTACATTTACGGTTTCTAAGGATGCGGAACTAAACAAACCTCTTTTAATGAGAATTGTAGCTTTAGAATCAGATACCGCTCCTATACCTTGCCAAAAAACGGGGTATAAACAAATTATTGATCTCTTTGTACAAGTTGTTCCTTCTGTAAATTTTGAATCCTCGCATAGCAATGTTACCTCCAATAGTGCACAACTACAAACCAATTATACAGGAACCACCCATCCTACAAGTGCTGGTTTTGTATATGCTAAATTTGATGGAGAACTTACTGTTGACAATGCCGAAGTAATTACGCACAATGGTACTTTAAACAACGATGACAACTATACCTCATTAGTAACTGACTTAGCTTATAATGCTACCTATTATTACAGGCCTTTTGTGCGCGATGCTTATGGAATATACTATGGAAATAAACAACAATTTCAATTAGCTCCTTATAAAATGCCATTAGCTGAAGGAGTTATTGCCACAAACCTAGGAAACAATCAATGGAAACTAAAAGGATTGGTTATTCCAGAAGGAGCTCTCCTTGATGAGGTAAGCATAGAATACGGTGAAGATCATTTTAACAATAGCATTGCTTTTAATCCGAATTCTTATGACATGAATACTAGTTTTAACATTACTACAGAAATTAACACCGTTTTAGGAAGCGCATATCAATTTCGAGTAAAAATGGTTGAAGGCGACAAAACGTATTATAGTAATAGTATCAAATTTGATACTAACCAAACTATTTGTACACCTGTAATAAGTAATAGTCCTTGGTACAAACGAATTAGAAATGTCACTTTTGATGGACATAGTAATAACAGCTCAGGAAGTGCTGGCTATGAGGATTTTACAGACATTGTATTTGATACTAAAAAAGATCAAACTTATACTATTTCCGTAACAGATTCATATGCTCCTGGATACAACCTAAGCTATCTTGTATATATTGACTATAATAATGATGGTGATTTTAACGATTATCACGAAGTGGCTGCTCAAGGAACTCCTAATGCTGAAACCTTTACAACTACCATTACCATTCCTTCAGAAGACGTTGTTTATAATACCAATTTAAGAATGCGAGTGATGGGATATAACGGATCCGCTAATCAATGTAGTATTGGTACGGGGCAAATTGAAGATTACACTATCAATATAGCAGCTCCTGTATCAACTCTAGCACTAGAAAAACACGAAGACAATACGACTCTTAAGGTATTTCCTAATCCAGTAGATGCTACGCTTTTCTTATCTACCGAAAATTTAGAAGGAAACACCCTCGAAATTTTCAATAACAAAGGAAAATCAATGCACACAAGTAAAGTATTTACAACAAGCCCGACAAAGCAAATAGACGTTAGTCAATTAACTCCTGGAATTTATATTCTAAAGGCCAGAAAGGATAAAAAAGAGAAATCTATAAAATTTATAAAAAGATAA
- a CDS encoding DUF427 domain-containing protein codes for MAESETTEIVEGNHYFPPESIHKVFFKHSKTQSTCPWKGQASYYTLLVNGQENKDAAWYYKHPSNKAKHIKNYIAFWKGVSIKI; via the coding sequence ATTGCAGAAAGTGAAACTACAGAAATCGTAGAAGGAAATCATTATTTCCCACCAGAAAGCATCCATAAAGTTTTTTTTAAACATAGTAAAACACAGAGTACCTGCCCTTGGAAAGGGCAGGCCTCTTACTATACGTTACTTGTAAACGGGCAAGAAAATAAAGATGCTGCTTGGTACTATAAACATCCCTCAAATAAAGCAAAGCATATTAAAAATTATATTGCCTTTTGGAAAGGTGTAAGCATAAAAATATAG
- a CDS encoding peptide-methionine (S)-S-oxide reductase: MLIKIAFGGGCHWCTEAVFQYLKGVQKVHQGWVASTGDHSSFSEAVIIHFFPNQISLKTLIAIHLYTHKSTSEHSMRKKYRSAIYTFSEEQKFESMQILKEFQNEFDNKIITKVYPFSAFKPNTENFQEYYKKNPKKPFCETFINPKLRLLLNMFSKNVKTEELSHLIN, translated from the coding sequence ATGTTAATTAAAATAGCATTCGGTGGAGGTTGCCACTGGTGTACTGAAGCTGTTTTCCAATATTTAAAAGGGGTCCAAAAGGTACATCAAGGATGGGTTGCCTCTACAGGAGATCATAGCAGTTTTTCTGAAGCTGTCATCATACATTTTTTTCCCAACCAAATTTCCTTAAAAACGTTAATAGCAATTCACTTATACACGCATAAAAGTACTAGTGAACATTCTATGAGAAAAAAATATCGTTCTGCCATTTATACTTTCTCCGAAGAACAAAAATTTGAAAGCATGCAAATTCTAAAGGAGTTTCAAAACGAGTTTGACAATAAAATTATTACCAAAGTATATCCCTTTTCTGCATTCAAACCTAATACAGAAAATTTCCAAGAATACTACAAAAAGAATCCTAAAAAACCCTTTTGCGAAACCTTTATCAATCCAAAATTAAGGTTGTTATTAAATATGTTTTCTAAAAATGTAAAAACAGAAGAGCTCTCTCACTTAATCAATTAA
- a CDS encoding bifunctional alpha/beta hydrolase/OsmC family protein produces MNTLQLNITNSKEYKLRAYMELPANQKPQYYAVFAHCFSCHSSINAVKNISRSLTNHGFGVVRFDFTGLGRSEGDFSESHFSANVDDLIAVNNYITENFSAPSLLIGHSLGGAAAIVAASKLANIKAVATIGAPATVNHVTHLFSHAIEEVKTKGEVEVNIGGRPFKINQEFVADFSKTDLPAITRKLRKPLLIMHSPIDKVVEIENAHQLYHGAKHPKSFVSLDKANHLLTERKDSLYAGNMIGTWAQHFFEPQENIMLAPDGEQLVAHLNLVEDHFTTSLQTQKHSFIADEPTNFGGNDFGPSPYEYLSASIASCTTMTLKLYAQRKQWDLKEVYVYISHSKKHAEELGLDTLGSIDHISKKIKLIGNLDDKQRERLKNIASKCPVHKTVASEVFFETNLI; encoded by the coding sequence ATGAACACACTACAACTAAACATTACCAATTCAAAGGAATATAAATTACGTGCTTATATGGAATTACCTGCAAATCAAAAACCTCAATATTATGCGGTTTTTGCTCATTGCTTTTCTTGCCATAGTAGTATTAATGCTGTTAAAAATATTAGTAGATCATTAACCAATCATGGTTTTGGTGTGGTTCGATTTGATTTTACAGGCTTAGGAAGAAGCGAAGGAGATTTTTCTGAAAGTCACTTTTCCGCCAATGTTGATGACTTGATTGCTGTAAATAATTATATTACTGAAAATTTTAGTGCCCCATCATTACTTATAGGACATTCTTTAGGTGGAGCTGCTGCAATAGTAGCCGCTTCCAAATTGGCTAATATTAAAGCTGTTGCCACTATAGGAGCTCCTGCAACTGTTAACCACGTTACGCATTTATTTTCTCATGCTATTGAAGAAGTGAAAACAAAAGGAGAAGTTGAAGTTAATATTGGAGGCAGACCTTTTAAAATAAACCAAGAGTTTGTAGCTGATTTTAGTAAAACAGACCTGCCCGCAATTACCAGAAAACTACGCAAACCACTACTCATCATGCATTCTCCTATTGATAAGGTTGTTGAAATTGAAAATGCACACCAACTGTACCATGGAGCTAAACATCCTAAAAGCTTTGTGAGTTTAGACAAGGCAAACCACCTGCTTACAGAACGTAAAGATAGCTTGTATGCTGGAAATATGATAGGAACGTGGGCGCAACATTTCTTTGAGCCTCAAGAAAATATCATGCTAGCACCTGATGGCGAACAACTCGTAGCACACCTAAATTTAGTAGAAGATCATTTTACCACTTCTCTACAAACTCAAAAACATTCCTTTATTGCTGATGAACCTACTAACTTCGGCGGAAATGATTTCGGTCCTTCTCCTTACGAATATTTAAGCGCTAGTATTGCTTCCTGTACCACTATGACTTTAAAGCTATATGCACAAAGAAAGCAATGGGACTTAAAGGAAGTTTATGTTTATATATCTCATTCTAAAAAACATGCAGAAGAACTTGGCTTAGATACTCTTGGTAGCATAGATCATATTTCAAAAAAAATAAAACTGATTGGCAACTTAGATGATAAACAGCGTGAACGGTTAAAAAATATTGCCTCAAAATGCCCTGTACACAAAACAGTAGCTAGTGAAGTATTCTTTGAAACAAACTTAATATAA
- the egtB gene encoding ergothioneine biosynthesis protein EgtB: MNKKESLLLRFKTTRKQTEVFCNPLKNEDYSVQPVVDVSPPKWHLAHTTWFFEQFILVKYLPNYKVYNTDFAYLFNSYYNNAGKRVLRPNRGLMTRPTVKEVYYYRAYITEQILMLFHNNVVFSNEIAQLIEIGIHHEEQHQELLAYDIKYILGHQPTFPAFESSLQLPIENDTLTYFNIEEGVYKIGHQKNSFSFDNELGVHKVYLNPFSIANKLVTNREFIEFIADGGYQNFNLWHAEGWDFIQKNAIKAPLYWHQVNNEWKYYNYNGLQSINLDLPVTHISYYEAFAFAEWKKMRLPTEFEWEVASDKFNWGNLWEWTGSAYLPYPNYKKAEGALGEYNGKFMVNQHVLRGASIATPKEHRRKTYRNFFPPNLRWMFSGIRLVK, encoded by the coding sequence ATGAATAAAAAGGAAAGCTTATTATTAAGATTCAAAACTACTCGGAAACAAACGGAGGTATTTTGTAATCCTCTAAAAAATGAGGACTATTCTGTTCAACCTGTTGTAGATGTATCTCCTCCTAAATGGCATTTAGCTCATACTACTTGGTTTTTTGAACAGTTTATACTGGTCAAATATCTTCCTAATTATAAAGTGTACAACACTGATTTTGCTTATTTATTTAACAGCTATTATAATAATGCTGGAAAACGTGTTTTAAGGCCTAATCGTGGATTAATGACGCGTCCTACTGTAAAAGAAGTATATTATTATAGAGCTTATATCACTGAGCAAATTTTAATGTTGTTCCATAATAATGTTGTTTTTTCTAATGAAATTGCACAACTTATAGAAATAGGAATCCATCATGAAGAACAACACCAAGAGTTATTAGCTTATGATATCAAATACATCTTAGGGCATCAGCCTACCTTTCCTGCCTTTGAATCTTCATTACAGCTTCCTATTGAAAATGATACTTTAACATATTTTAATATCGAAGAAGGTGTCTATAAAATTGGGCACCAAAAAAATAGTTTTTCATTTGACAATGAATTAGGGGTTCATAAAGTATATCTCAATCCTTTTTCCATAGCAAACAAACTCGTTACCAATAGAGAATTTATCGAGTTCATAGCTGATGGCGGCTATCAAAACTTTAATTTATGGCATGCTGAGGGCTGGGATTTTATTCAAAAAAATGCTATTAAAGCGCCTCTATATTGGCACCAAGTAAATAACGAGTGGAAATATTACAATTATAATGGACTCCAAAGTATCAATTTAGATTTACCAGTAACACATATTAGTTATTATGAAGCTTTTGCATTTGCTGAATGGAAAAAAATGCGCTTACCTACAGAATTTGAATGGGAAGTAGCTTCCGATAAATTTAACTGGGGAAATCTATGGGAATGGACAGGCAGTGCATACCTTCCTTATCCTAATTATAAAAAAGCAGAAGGTGCTCTGGGAGAATACAATGGAAAATTTATGGTAAATCAACATGTACTTAGGGGGGCTTCTATTGCAACACCTAAAGAACATCGTAGAAAAACTTATAGAAATTTCTTCCCTCCTAATTTGAGGTGGATGTTTTCTGGAATTCGTTTGGTAAAATAA
- a CDS encoding L-histidine N(alpha)-methyltransferase, with amino-acid sequence MNHTFAKDIIKGFSSKEKHLSSKYFYDDNGSKIFQEIMQMPEYYLTNSEFEILSLQAQQIIEAVNFKQPFNIIELGAGDGFKTFKLLEHLVHNHIDFQYIPIDISEGAMNNLVRNLKERLPNLKINPKIGDYFDVLNKENVHTQTPSLLLFLGSNIGNYLYKDAVNLMELFNKNMKKGDKLLLGADLKKNPRVIQFAYDDPHKITKRFNINLLLRINKEFEGDFKIDDFDFYCHYNPINGEVRSYLISLRKQTVYLKKIAQHFNFDYNELIWTELSKKYDLEELSSLAQKTNFSVEKHFLDCKHYFTDTLLRK; translated from the coding sequence ATGAATCATACTTTTGCCAAAGATATTATAAAAGGTTTTTCTAGTAAGGAAAAACATCTTTCTTCTAAATATTTTTATGACGATAACGGGAGCAAGATCTTCCAAGAGATCATGCAAATGCCCGAATATTATTTAACAAATAGCGAATTTGAAATACTATCACTACAAGCACAACAAATAATAGAAGCTGTAAATTTTAAACAACCTTTTAATATTATTGAGCTTGGCGCGGGTGATGGCTTTAAAACTTTTAAACTACTTGAACATCTCGTTCATAACCACATTGATTTCCAATACATTCCAATTGATATTTCAGAAGGAGCAATGAACAATTTAGTACGTAATTTAAAAGAAAGGCTCCCTAACTTAAAAATAAATCCTAAAATAGGAGATTACTTTGATGTTTTAAATAAAGAAAATGTGCACACGCAAACCCCTAGCCTTTTATTATTCTTAGGAAGTAATATTGGAAATTACCTCTATAAAGATGCTGTAAACCTAATGGAGCTCTTTAATAAAAATATGAAAAAGGGAGACAAACTACTACTCGGAGCTGACTTAAAAAAGAATCCTAGAGTAATTCAGTTTGCATATGATGATCCTCACAAAATAACAAAACGTTTTAATATCAATTTGCTACTTCGAATCAATAAAGAGTTTGAAGGAGATTTTAAAATAGATGATTTTGATTTTTACTGCCATTACAACCCCATCAACGGAGAAGTTAGAAGCTATCTTATAAGCCTCCGAAAACAAACTGTTTACTTAAAAAAAATAGCTCAGCATTTTAACTTTGATTATAATGAGCTGATATGGACAGAGCTGTCTAAAAAATATGATCTTGAAGAATTGAGCTCTTTAGCTCAAAAAACAAATTTTAGTGTGGAAAAGCATTTTTTAGACTGTAAACATTATTTTACAGACACACTTCTAAGAAAATAG